One window from the genome of Gadus macrocephalus chromosome 7, ASM3116895v1 encodes:
- the vps11 gene encoding vacuolar protein sorting-associated protein 11 homolog isoform X2 encodes MAAFLQWRRFVFFDKESVKDPVDNGKNFYLPSGISASDSGRGHIVLGDMDGQIWLLPRSMKLESFQAYKLRVTHLHQLKQHSILVSVGQDEEGINPLVKVWNLDKKDSGNPLCTRIFPAIPGNKPTEVSCLSVHENLNFMAIGFTDGSVVLTKGDITRDRHSKTLTLHEGTCPITGLSFRQVGKVTHLFVATLEKVHCYTLSIKEYPRLELDTHGCALRCSSLTDPSQDSQFIVAGDECVYLYQPDERGPCFAFDGQKLLAHWYRGYMLLLTKDAKSPSKAAFASRETSPSEKQLLTIYDLDNKFIAYSAPFDDIIDVLAEWGSFYVLTRDGKMFVLQEKDTQTKLEMLFKKNLFVMAINLAKSQHLDSDGLSEIFRQYGDHLYLKGDHDGAIQQYIRTIGKLEPSYVIRKFLDAQRIHNLTAYLQALHRQSLANADHTTLLLNCYTKLKDSSKLEEFIKSSESEVHFDVEIAIKVLRQAGYHSHAVFLAEKHAQHEWYLKIQLEDLKNYLEALRYIGRLPFEQAESNMKRYGKTLMHHVPDGTTSLLKDLCTDYKPKKEGADRETPQRGLEVKANSEEFIPIFANNRRELKAFLEHMIEVEPFSPAGVYDTLLELRLHDWAHEEEPEQKKVLQGAALFLLHSDNTVFDKALVLCQMHNFKEGVLYLYEKGKLYQQIMHYHMQNEEYGKVVEACKRYGDQEVCLWEQALGYFARKEEDCKAYISQVLQHIDQNNLMPPLLVVQTLAHNSTATLSVIKDYLVNKLQRESQQIEDDERKIRQYREETAHLRTEIQDLRTSAKIFQKTKCNMCSSPLELPSVHFLCSHSFHQHCFESYADSEAECPTCMPENRKVMDMLRAQDQKRDLHDHFTRQLRSSNDGFSVVADYFGRGVFNKLTLVTDPPGSRAASSLETDLQRDLLTHTKRNS; translated from the exons ATGGCAGCATTCTTACAGTGGCGAAGATTTGTGTTTTTTGATAAAGAATCGGTTAAAGATCCTGTAGACAATGGAAAAAACTTTTATCTTCCCAGCGGAATATCGGCGTCTGATTCCGGCCGCGGTCACATTGTTCTTGGAG ATATGGATGGCCAGATCTGGCTTTTGCCACGCTCGATGAAGCTTGAGTCCTTCCAGGCTTACAAGTTGCGTGTGACACACCTGCATCAACTCAAGCAGCACAGCATCCTTGTCTCAGTGGGGCAGGATGAAGAAGGAATAAACCCTCTG GTGAAGGTGTGGAATCTCGACAAGAAGGATAGTGGGAATCCCTTGTGCACTAGGATTTTCCCCGCAATTCCCGGGAATAAGCCAACAGAGGTGTCATGCCTCAGTGTGCACGAGAACCTCAACTTCATGGCCATTG GCTTTACAGATGGCAGTGTGGTGCTAACCAAGGGGGACATCACCAGAGACCGCCACAGCAAAACGCTGACGCTGCACGAGGGCACCTGTCCAATCACCGGCCTCTCCTTCCGCCAGGTCGGCAAGGTCACACACCTGTTTGTAGCAACGCTGGAAAAAGTCCAT tgttaCACGCTGTCCATCAAGGAGTACCCCAGACTGGAGCTGGACACGCACGGCTGTGCCCTGCGCTGCTCCTCCCTCACCGACCCGTCCCAGGACTCCCAGTTCATCGTGGCAGGGGACGAGTGCGTGTACCTGTATCAGCCCGATGAGAGGGGCCCCTGCTTTGCCTTCGACGGGCAGAAGCTGCTGGCCCACTGGTACAGAGGCTACATGCTGCTGCTCACCAAGGACGCCAAATCGCCCAGCAA GGCAGCGTTTGCGAGCAGAGAGACGTCCCCCTCAGAAAAGCAGCTGTTGACCATCTACGACCTGGACAACAAGTTCATCGCCTACAGCGCCCCCTTTGACGACATCATCGACGTCCTGGCCGAGTGGGGCTCCTTCTATGTGCTCACCAGGGACGGCAAGATGTTTGTTCTGCAGGAGAAGGACACTCAGACTAAACTAGAG ATGCTTTTCAAGAAGAACCTGTTTGTGATGGCTATAAACCTGGCTAAGAGCCAGCACCTGGACAGTGACGGGCTGTCGGAGATCTTCAGGCAGTACGGAGACCACCTCTACCTCAAGGGGGACCACGACGGGGCCATCCAGCAGTACATACG AACCATTGGGAAGCTGGAGCCGTCCTACGTGATCCGGAAGTTCCTGGACGCCCAGCGGATCCACAACCTGACGGCCTACCTGCAGGCCCTGCACCGGCAGTCCCTGGCCAACGCGGACCACACCACCCTGCTGCTCAACTGCTACACCAAGCTGAAGGACAGCTCCAAGCTGGAGGAGTTCATCAAG AGCAGCGAGAGCGAGGTCCACTTCGACGTGGAGATCGCCATCAAGGTGCTGCGGCAGGCGGGCTACCACAGCCACGCCGTCTTCCTGGCGGAGAAGCACGCGCAGCACGAGTGGTACCTGAAGATCCAGCTGGAGGACCTCAAG AACTACCTGGAGGCGCTGCGCTACATCGGACGCCTGCCCTTCGAGCAGGCGGAGAGCAACATGAAGCGCTACGGCAAGACCCTCATGCACCACGTCCCCGACGGGACCACCTCTCTCCTCAAGGACCTCTGCACCGACTACAAGCCCAAGAAGGAGGGCGCCGACAGGGAGACGCCGCAGAGAGGGCTCGAGGTTAAG GCCAACTCGGAGGAGTTCATCCCAATCTTTGCCAACAACCGGCGGGAGCTCAAGGCCTTCCTGGAGCACATGATCGAGGTGGAGCCCTTCTCCCCGGCCGGGGTGTACGACACGCTGCTGGAGCTCAGGCTGCACGACTGGGCCCACGAGGAGGAGCCCGAG CAGAAGAAGgtcctgcagggggcagcactCTTCCTTCTGCACAGCGACAACACAGTGTTTGACAAggccctggtcctctgccaGATGCACAACTTCAAAGAAGGAGTACTGTACCTCTACGAAAAGGGCAAACT GTACCAGCAGATCATGCACTACCACATGCAGAACGAGGAGTACGGCAAAGTGGTGGAGGCCTGCAAGCGCTACGGGGACCAGGAGGTGTGCCTGTGGGAGCAGGCGCTGGGCTACTTCGCCCGGAAGGAGGAGGACTGCAAGGCCTACATCAGCCAGGTCCTGCAGCACATCGACCAGAACAACCTGATGCCCCCGCTGCTGG TGGTGCAGACGCTGGCGCACAATTCGACGGCCACGCTGTCCGTCATCAAGGACTACCTGGTGAACAAACTGCAGAGGGAGAGCCAGCAGATTGAGGACGACGAACGCAAGATCCGCCAGTACCGCGAAGAGACTGCTCACCTCCGCACCGAGATCCAGGACCTGAGGACCAG CGCTAAGATCTTCCAGAAGACCAAGTGCAACATGTGCAGCAGTCCGCTGGAGCTGCCCTCGGTCCACTTCCTGTGCAGCCACTCCTTCCACCAGCACTGCTTCGAGAGCTACGCCGACAGCGAGGCCGAGTGCCCGACCTGCATGCCAGAGAACCGCAAGGTCATGGACATGCTGCGCGCGCAGGACCAGAAACGGGACCTCCACGACCACTTCACCAGACAG CTCCGCAGCTCCAACGACGGCTTTTCGGTGGTGGCCGACTACTTCGGCAGGGGGGTGTTCAACAAGCTGACCCTGGTCACGGACCCCCCCGGGAGCAGGGCTGCGAGCAGTCTGGAGACAGACCTCCAGAGAGACCTCCTCACCCACACCAAGAGGAACAGctag
- the vps11 gene encoding vacuolar protein sorting-associated protein 11 homolog isoform X1, whose amino-acid sequence MDGQIWLLPRSMKLESFQAYKLRVTHLHQLKQHSILVSVGQDEEGINPLVKVWNLDKKDSGNPLCTRIFPAIPGNKPTEVSCLSVHENLNFMAIGFTDGSVVLTKGDITRDRHSKTLTLHEGTCPITGLSFRQVGKVTHLFVATLEKVHCYTLSIKEYPRLELDTHGCALRCSSLTDPSQDSQFIVAGDECVYLYQPDERGPCFAFDGQKLLAHWYRGYMLLLTKDAKSPSKAAFASRETSPSEKQLLTIYDLDNKFIAYSAPFDDIIDVLAEWGSFYVLTRDGKMFVLQEKDTQTKLEMLFKKNLFVMAINLAKSQHLDSDGLSEIFRQYGDHLYLKGDHDGAIQQYIRTIGKLEPSYVIRKFLDAQRIHNLTAYLQALHRQSLANADHTTLLLNCYTKLKDSSKLEEFIKSSESEVHFDVEIAIKVLRQAGYHSHAVFLAEKHAQHEWYLKIQLEDLKNYLEALRYIGRLPFEQAESNMKRYGKTLMHHVPDGTTSLLKDLCTDYKPKKEGADRETPQRGLEVKANSEEFIPIFANNRRELKAFLEHMIEVEPFSPAGVYDTLLELRLHDWAHEEEPEQKKVLQGAALFLLHSDNTVFDKALVLCQMHNFKEGVLYLYEKGKLYQQIMHYHMQNEEYGKVVEACKRYGDQEVCLWEQALGYFARKEEDCKAYISQVLQHIDQNNLMPPLLVVQTLAHNSTATLSVIKDYLVNKLQRESQQIEDDERKIRQYREETAHLRTEIQDLRTSAKIFQKTKCNMCSSPLELPSVHFLCSHSFHQHCFESYADSEAECPTCMPENRKVMDMLRAQDQKRDLHDHFTRQLRSSNDGFSVVADYFGRGVFNKLTLVTDPPGSRAASSLETDLQRDLLTHTKRNS is encoded by the exons ATGGATGGCCAGATCTGGCTTTTGCCACGCTCGATGAAGCTTGAGTCCTTCCAGGCTTACAAGTTGCGTGTGACACACCTGCATCAACTCAAGCAGCACAGCATCCTTGTCTCAGTGGGGCAGGATGAAGAAGGAATAAACCCTCTG GTGAAGGTGTGGAATCTCGACAAGAAGGATAGTGGGAATCCCTTGTGCACTAGGATTTTCCCCGCAATTCCCGGGAATAAGCCAACAGAGGTGTCATGCCTCAGTGTGCACGAGAACCTCAACTTCATGGCCATTG GCTTTACAGATGGCAGTGTGGTGCTAACCAAGGGGGACATCACCAGAGACCGCCACAGCAAAACGCTGACGCTGCACGAGGGCACCTGTCCAATCACCGGCCTCTCCTTCCGCCAGGTCGGCAAGGTCACACACCTGTTTGTAGCAACGCTGGAAAAAGTCCAT tgttaCACGCTGTCCATCAAGGAGTACCCCAGACTGGAGCTGGACACGCACGGCTGTGCCCTGCGCTGCTCCTCCCTCACCGACCCGTCCCAGGACTCCCAGTTCATCGTGGCAGGGGACGAGTGCGTGTACCTGTATCAGCCCGATGAGAGGGGCCCCTGCTTTGCCTTCGACGGGCAGAAGCTGCTGGCCCACTGGTACAGAGGCTACATGCTGCTGCTCACCAAGGACGCCAAATCGCCCAGCAA GGCAGCGTTTGCGAGCAGAGAGACGTCCCCCTCAGAAAAGCAGCTGTTGACCATCTACGACCTGGACAACAAGTTCATCGCCTACAGCGCCCCCTTTGACGACATCATCGACGTCCTGGCCGAGTGGGGCTCCTTCTATGTGCTCACCAGGGACGGCAAGATGTTTGTTCTGCAGGAGAAGGACACTCAGACTAAACTAGAG ATGCTTTTCAAGAAGAACCTGTTTGTGATGGCTATAAACCTGGCTAAGAGCCAGCACCTGGACAGTGACGGGCTGTCGGAGATCTTCAGGCAGTACGGAGACCACCTCTACCTCAAGGGGGACCACGACGGGGCCATCCAGCAGTACATACG AACCATTGGGAAGCTGGAGCCGTCCTACGTGATCCGGAAGTTCCTGGACGCCCAGCGGATCCACAACCTGACGGCCTACCTGCAGGCCCTGCACCGGCAGTCCCTGGCCAACGCGGACCACACCACCCTGCTGCTCAACTGCTACACCAAGCTGAAGGACAGCTCCAAGCTGGAGGAGTTCATCAAG AGCAGCGAGAGCGAGGTCCACTTCGACGTGGAGATCGCCATCAAGGTGCTGCGGCAGGCGGGCTACCACAGCCACGCCGTCTTCCTGGCGGAGAAGCACGCGCAGCACGAGTGGTACCTGAAGATCCAGCTGGAGGACCTCAAG AACTACCTGGAGGCGCTGCGCTACATCGGACGCCTGCCCTTCGAGCAGGCGGAGAGCAACATGAAGCGCTACGGCAAGACCCTCATGCACCACGTCCCCGACGGGACCACCTCTCTCCTCAAGGACCTCTGCACCGACTACAAGCCCAAGAAGGAGGGCGCCGACAGGGAGACGCCGCAGAGAGGGCTCGAGGTTAAG GCCAACTCGGAGGAGTTCATCCCAATCTTTGCCAACAACCGGCGGGAGCTCAAGGCCTTCCTGGAGCACATGATCGAGGTGGAGCCCTTCTCCCCGGCCGGGGTGTACGACACGCTGCTGGAGCTCAGGCTGCACGACTGGGCCCACGAGGAGGAGCCCGAG CAGAAGAAGgtcctgcagggggcagcactCTTCCTTCTGCACAGCGACAACACAGTGTTTGACAAggccctggtcctctgccaGATGCACAACTTCAAAGAAGGAGTACTGTACCTCTACGAAAAGGGCAAACT GTACCAGCAGATCATGCACTACCACATGCAGAACGAGGAGTACGGCAAAGTGGTGGAGGCCTGCAAGCGCTACGGGGACCAGGAGGTGTGCCTGTGGGAGCAGGCGCTGGGCTACTTCGCCCGGAAGGAGGAGGACTGCAAGGCCTACATCAGCCAGGTCCTGCAGCACATCGACCAGAACAACCTGATGCCCCCGCTGCTGG TGGTGCAGACGCTGGCGCACAATTCGACGGCCACGCTGTCCGTCATCAAGGACTACCTGGTGAACAAACTGCAGAGGGAGAGCCAGCAGATTGAGGACGACGAACGCAAGATCCGCCAGTACCGCGAAGAGACTGCTCACCTCCGCACCGAGATCCAGGACCTGAGGACCAG CGCTAAGATCTTCCAGAAGACCAAGTGCAACATGTGCAGCAGTCCGCTGGAGCTGCCCTCGGTCCACTTCCTGTGCAGCCACTCCTTCCACCAGCACTGCTTCGAGAGCTACGCCGACAGCGAGGCCGAGTGCCCGACCTGCATGCCAGAGAACCGCAAGGTCATGGACATGCTGCGCGCGCAGGACCAGAAACGGGACCTCCACGACCACTTCACCAGACAG CTCCGCAGCTCCAACGACGGCTTTTCGGTGGTGGCCGACTACTTCGGCAGGGGGGTGTTCAACAAGCTGACCCTGGTCACGGACCCCCCCGGGAGCAGGGCTGCGAGCAGTCTGGAGACAGACCTCCAGAGAGACCTCCTCACCCACACCAAGAGGAACAGctag